The genome window CCGGTGAAGCCTGACCGGCCAGCGGATCGGCGAGCATGAATTTCTTGCGGTGCACCCCGCTGGATTTGCGCCGGCGGTGACGGTATCCCACCCAGGCTGCCGCCGTAACCAGCAGGCAGGTGTAGTTGAGGATCATGAACCAGCTCTGGCCCCAGCTGAACCCGTCGTAAGTGTAGTCGCTCAAGGGGAACAGAAACGGCGTGGGGAAAAAAGCCTTGGAGTGGGTCGGGATATCGCAGATGATATGCAGCGGCCAGGCCAGAAACGGGACCGCCACGCCGCGGGCGGTGAACCGGAGCACCAGCCAGACCGCGCCGATAACGATCAGGCTGTGGCTGCAATTGTATGCTGTATGGAGCCAGTCCGGCAGGGTGTGGACCGACGGTCTGCCGGGAGCGAACGTTCCGCTTACGATCCGGATCGCCATCAGCGCGCCGAACGAACTGAGGTCCGGAGCGATCCCGAACAGGAACGCCAGCCCGAACCGCTTTTTCCAGCCGGCGGCCAGCCCTCCCCATAACCCGTGCGCGAGTGTATCCATGCCATTTTTCCGTGATCGAATCAGCTATTATCTATGATTTCGGCCCCACCACCGCCATGTAGATCACCGGTTCCTCGGCAGAGTCCACTTCCAGCAGCTCCGCCGCCTCGTCATCGAAATACGCCCCCACCGGACAGGCTCCCAGTCCCAGCGCCTCGGCCGCCAGCAGCAGGTTCTGGCACAGGTGTCCGCAGTCGAGGTAGAAATAGCGCCAGGCGCGCTGACGGTATTTCCAGCTTCCGCGACGGGCCACCGCGGTCCAGATGAACACCACCGAGCTTTCGCAGAGCACCGACTGGTTCAATCCGACCCCCATGATCCTGTCGCGCTGGTCGCCGGCACTCAGCAGCTTGAGCCCGTGGGCCGGGATGTCGTAGNNNNNNNNNNGATTGCATACCAGGTAGGTCTCGACCGGGTACAACGCACCCGCGCTGGGAGCCGCGCGGAAGAAAAAGTTCCGGGTGTGGGTGGTGATTCCCTGGCAGGCCCACAGCAGCTGGCTGAGCTGCTTGAGGCCTATCTCCTTTTCCTCGAAATCCCGGTAGCTCCTGCGCCGGACGATTACGTTCCACAGTTTTTCCCCGCCTTTGGTTGCGGGTTCCGGCAGCTCGATCCCTTCTGCGTCCGGATAGCTTTTGAACTGGCCGACCTGGTCCTCCCAGCGCGGAGACCACTCCTTGAGCGTCTCGCGGAAATACCTGGTCAACTCCTGGAATTCCCCGCCGATATCAAGTTCCGCGGCATTCTCCGCACTCATCGCATCCTCCACTCTTATTTCCCTGCAACAGCGGCGTTCAGCTCGCCGGGGACTCGATACCCAGGCCGAACACCCTGTTTGGATTATCGAACAGCATCCGGCGAGCGATTTCCAGCGCCGTGGGAATGTCGTAGTCCCCGCGCACCACCTTGCGCGCCAGAGTCCTCGCGATATTGTCCCGCGCGATTTCGAGGTGGCCGTGGATACTCTCGACCAGTTTCAGGTCGCCGCCGAAACCGAGGATCTTGTTCGACGGCACATAGTCCAGCCACTCGTCCAGCATCTGCACCGTGGTCGCCGGGCTGATGATGTGCATCCAGCACAGGTCCAGGTAGATGTTGGGGAAGTTCCTGCCCAGCACGCCCCATTCCCTGCCCCAGGGGAATCCGCCGTGGAACAGCACGAATTTCACCCGGTGGTATTCGCTCACCAGGTCGACCAGGTGCGAGGGCCGGCTGTCGGATATTCTGTTGGTGTAACCAGCCTGCAGCCCCGTGTGGATCTGGTAGACCAGATCGTGCTCCTCGGCGAAACGCACCGATTCGTGGACCAGGAAATTCTGCAGTGCGGCCAGCTCATCGTAGCTGCGGTGATGGGGCGCGATCCAGCTATCGGCGTGGCGGGCGAACTTATCGGCGAACAGCAGGTTGAACGCCCGGTCGGCCTCGGCCAGGGTTGTGCGCTCGAACGCGATCGAGCGGTTGTAAGCCAGGTTGTTCTTGAGCGCAACTACCCGGGGCTGCTCCTCAATCAGCCGCTCCAGATAGCTCCACATCGCATCGCGCATCTGCGCCGCAGAATGGATCGACCGTCCGCTGCGGCGCTCCAGGTCCTCCAGCTCGGCCCGGCTGTCGCAGAGGACGAAATACTTGGCGTGGCGCAGGCTCCGGAAGAACAGCGGCGAGTAGTCCTCATCGCTGTCCACGTCCAGCACGACGGCGTGGATATTATACTTGTCGCGGAACCAGTGCTCGTAGCTGCCCTCGGTTATCCCATCCCGCAGACGGGAGGCGAGCTGCCCGTAAGTCTCCCCGTTCAGCTGCTCGATCCCGAACACTCCGCGCAGCGTCCGCTCGATACTGCGGCCATAGCCGGTTGTGCGGGTATATGGCCAGTATTTGAGGATCACCTCGCGGGCGGCATCCTGGTTGTCGGGAGCGTTTTCCACAGCCTCGCTCTCCTTCCACTGCGCCCCCGCTCCGCACAGATCGCAGCCGACATAGCCGAGCTGCTCGGGTCCCGGCGGGAACTCGATCCGCTCACGCTCGCTGCGGGTGTGCTCGTGGCTGTCGATCACCGGCATCTGGCCGATCTCCGGCCTCAACCGTTCGAATACCGTCTCGGCACTGGGCATCCTGACAATCTCCATAAAGTCGCTGGTCGAATCCAAGCCGGCGCTCAAAGTGTCATCAGCCGCCGGACCGCATTAGTATAGGGCTTTCGCTCGCGCCGAGTCAATGTCAAAGAATGATTTTCAAGCGTTGTTGATTAGAAGTTGTTTTATAACTGGAGTTTTATTTCAAATTTTCGCCCATTGGCAGGTAATCCCAAAAACACAACCCCCTGTTTCCCCCTTTTCTAAGGGGGACTAAAACCGGATAACCCCAGCCACCGTACGAAAAAGCCTGAGGCCGGACAGGATTCCCCTCTTGAGAGGGGTGCCTGCGAAGCAGGCGGGGTGTGTATTCCCCTTACAAAGGGAGTGCCTGCGAAGCAGGCGGGGGTTGTCCCGTTTTAAGGTTATGAAATAGCTTCTATTAAAATTATTGGCCTCGCTGTTGATAATCATTTCCGAACGCATTATTTTTGGCAGAGGCAATGTGACGAGGCGGGGATGTGCGACCCAGCCGCCTTGGCAGTTTCCCTCTTTTTTAAAACCGCATCTAAACCGGATCAGAGAGCTATCGTGAACGGCAGAGAACGGGTACTGACAGCGGTCGACCACAGGGAACCCGACAGGGTGCCGATCACTTTCGACGCCCAGCCCGAGGTGTTCGAGCTGCTCTACGGGCATTTCGGGATCTCGACCAGAGAGGAGCTCTGGGATGCGCTGAATGTCGACACCTGGCTTGAAGGCCCGGTTGTCAAGGATCCGCGCGAGAAACAACTGGCCAACGGACTGTTCCAGAACCGCTGGGGCTACCATCAGAAGAAACAACCATACAACGCCAACGGCAAGACCGGCTACTACGATGAAATCGTCTATTACCCCCTGTCGGATATCGAAAGCGCCTGCGATCTGGACCACTACGACTGGCCCGACCCCAACCTGCTGGAATTCGGCCATTTAAACGAGTTGCGCAAGTCCCAGCCACACCGGGCGATAATCGCCCATATCACCCACGGCGGTTATTTCAACGCCACGTTCCTGCGCGGGATGGAGCAGTTCCTGGTCGACCTGGCGATGGACCCCGTGCTGACCCAGGCCCTGGTCGAGCGCACCAGCACTTACCTGATCGAGGCGCTGGACAGGCTGCTGGAGCAGGCCCCCGACGGGTTCGACATCTTCTACGTTGCCGACGATTACTGCATGTCCAGCGGGCCGCTGTTCAGCCCCGACGTGTTCAAAAGGCTGATCAAACCGTACCTGCGGGCTATCGCCGACAGGGTCCACGCCCACGGCAAGAAGTTTCTGCTCCACGTCTGCGGCTCGGTGCGCCTGCTCCTGCCGGAGATTATCGACTCCGGGGTGGATATTCTGGAGCCTATCCAGCGCCGCAGCACCGGGATGAATCTCAGGGAGCTTAAGAAGGAGTTCGGCCGGGACCTTACGTTCTACGGCTCGGTTGACCTGCTCCAGACCCTGAACAAAGGCAGCGTCAAGGACGTGCAGAACGAAGTGCGGCGCAATATCGAGATCCTGGGGCCCGGCGGCGGTTTTATCCTGGGGCCGGGTCACACCTATATCCAGATCGATGCCCCGCTGGAGAATATTCTGGCCATGTACGAAACCGCCTGCGAGCAGAGCATTCCTGTCTACGGTTGAATCCGCCGGGAACGGGTGGTAAATTACTCTCGTGTCAGCCTGCTTATAATTTCTTAACTCGTCTCCCGAGGTCGATAATGGCAAGGAAAAGCACCGGCTCTTTCAGGTTTCTGGTTCTGATCGCCGCGTTCTGCGGATTCTCGCTCCTGCTCGCGCAATCCGCCGGCAAGGACAAATCCTCACTGCCCGCCTCCGACCTCCCGTTCTCCCAGACAGTTTCTGTCGGCGAGCTGGTTTTTGTCTCCGGCCAGATAGGTATCGATCCGGCCACGGGCAAGATGGCCGGTGAGGATATCGCCAGCCAGACCCGCCAGGCGCTGGCGAATATC of Candidatus Glassbacteria bacterium contains these proteins:
- a CDS encoding amidohydrolase family protein encodes the protein MSAGLDSTSDFMEIVRMPSAETVFERLRPEIGQMPVIDSHEHTRSERERIEFPPGPEQLGYVGCDLCGAGAQWKESEAVENAPDNQDAAREVILKYWPYTRTTGYGRSIERTLRGVFGIEQLNGETYGQLASRLRDGITEGSYEHWFRDKYNIHAVVLDVDSDEDYSPLFFRSLRHAKYFVLCDSRAELEDLERRSGRSIHSAAQMRDAMWSYLERLIEEQPRVVALKNNLAYNRSIAFERTTLAEADRAFNLLFADKFARHADSWIAPHHRSYDELAALQNFLVHESVRFAEEHDLVYQIHTGLQAGYTNRISDSRPSHLVDLVSEYHRVKFVLFHGGFPWGREWGVLGRNFPNIYLDLCWMHIISPATTVQMLDEWLDYVPSNKILGFGGDLKLVESIHGHLEIARDNIARTLARKVVRGDYDIPTALEIARRMLFDNPNRVFGLGIESPAS